The Coregonus clupeaformis isolate EN_2021a chromosome 6, ASM2061545v1, whole genome shotgun sequence genome has a segment encoding these proteins:
- the LOC121567950 gene encoding ras-related protein Rab-34 isoform X1, protein MSVRVPSMSVLPPVRRDRIIAQLPQCYSKKAAVHTKDEFNSKVKTACQEQRTGTVGRFKIAKVIVVGDLAVGKTCLINRFCKDAFDKNYKATIGVDFEMERFEVLGVPFSLQLWDTAGQERFKCIASTYYRGAQTIVIVFDVNDVASLGHARQWLEDALKENDPTNVQLFLVGTKKDLSSPAQYSQIEQDAIKLAEEIKAEYWALSSLTGENVREFFFRVASLAFEANVLAELEKSGSRHIGDVIKINSNSNNVYATSKKKQSNCCQ, encoded by the exons ATGTCTGTCCGAGTGCCATCCATGAGTGTGCTGCCTCCAGTTCGAAGGGACCGCATCATTGCCCAGCTTCCTCAG TGTTACAGTAAGAAGGCTGCTGTGCACACTAAAGATGAGTTCAACTCCAAAGTGAAGACTGCCTGCCAGGAGCAACGCACTGGCACAGTAGG tagGTTTAAAATTGCCAAGGTCATAGTGGTTGGTGACCTGGCTGTGggaaaaacctgtctgattaatAG GTTTTGCAAGGATGCATTTGACAAGAACTACAAGGCAACCATTGGTGTTGACTTTGAGATGGAGCGGTTTGAAGTGTTGGGGGTGCCTTTCAGTTTACAGTT GTGGGACACTGCGGGGCAGGAGAGGTTCAAGTGTATTGCCTCCACATACTACAGGGGTGCTCAGA CTATTGTTATTGTGTTCGATGTAAATGATGTGGCATCTTTGGGCCATGCAAG GCAGTGGCTTGAAGATGCCTTGAAGGAGAATGATCCTACCAATGTCCAGCTTTTCCTGGTGGGCACAAAGAAAGACCTGAGT TCTCCTGCTCAGTACTCTCAGATTGAACAGGATGCCATCAAACTGGCTGAGGAAATCAAAGCAGAGTATTGGGCCTTGTCATCATTGACAG GGGAAAATGTGAGGGAGTTTTTCTTCCGTGTTGCATCATTGGCATTTGAGGCCAACGTTCTGGCAGAGCTAGAGAAGAGTGGTTCAAGGCACATTGGGGACGTTATCA aaattaacagtaattCAAACAACGTGTATGCAACATCAAAGAAGAAACAGTCAAACTGTTGTCAATGA
- the LOC121567950 gene encoding ras-related protein Rab-34 isoform X2, with protein MSVRVPSMSVLPPVRRDRIIAQLPQCYSKKAAVHTKDEFNSKVKTACQEQRTGTVGFKIAKVIVVGDLAVGKTCLINRFCKDAFDKNYKATIGVDFEMERFEVLGVPFSLQLWDTAGQERFKCIASTYYRGAQTIVIVFDVNDVASLGHARQWLEDALKENDPTNVQLFLVGTKKDLSSPAQYSQIEQDAIKLAEEIKAEYWALSSLTGENVREFFFRVASLAFEANVLAELEKSGSRHIGDVIKINSNSNNVYATSKKKQSNCCQ; from the exons ATGTCTGTCCGAGTGCCATCCATGAGTGTGCTGCCTCCAGTTCGAAGGGACCGCATCATTGCCCAGCTTCCTCAG TGTTACAGTAAGAAGGCTGCTGTGCACACTAAAGATGAGTTCAACTCCAAAGTGAAGACTGCCTGCCAGGAGCAACGCACTGGCACAGTAGG GTTTAAAATTGCCAAGGTCATAGTGGTTGGTGACCTGGCTGTGggaaaaacctgtctgattaatAG GTTTTGCAAGGATGCATTTGACAAGAACTACAAGGCAACCATTGGTGTTGACTTTGAGATGGAGCGGTTTGAAGTGTTGGGGGTGCCTTTCAGTTTACAGTT GTGGGACACTGCGGGGCAGGAGAGGTTCAAGTGTATTGCCTCCACATACTACAGGGGTGCTCAGA CTATTGTTATTGTGTTCGATGTAAATGATGTGGCATCTTTGGGCCATGCAAG GCAGTGGCTTGAAGATGCCTTGAAGGAGAATGATCCTACCAATGTCCAGCTTTTCCTGGTGGGCACAAAGAAAGACCTGAGT TCTCCTGCTCAGTACTCTCAGATTGAACAGGATGCCATCAAACTGGCTGAGGAAATCAAAGCAGAGTATTGGGCCTTGTCATCATTGACAG GGGAAAATGTGAGGGAGTTTTTCTTCCGTGTTGCATCATTGGCATTTGAGGCCAACGTTCTGGCAGAGCTAGAGAAGAGTGGTTCAAGGCACATTGGGGACGTTATCA aaattaacagtaattCAAACAACGTGTATGCAACATCAAAGAAGAAACAGTCAAACTGTTGTCAATGA